In Nicotiana tabacum mitochondrion, complete genome, the DNA window GGAGGAAATGTGCCTCTCCAACTCGTACTTTGCTACAACGATCTTTGTATGTACGGGTATCGATAATGGAAGAGACTAGATCAAATAGGGCAATTCGTAATGCTCTCTTCCTGTCCTAGAATAAGAAAGTAGCTTGTCTGCCGTACTGGCTGCTTCATTGAATGTGTCGATCTGCATTCTATATAAGGAGTTGATTTGCATCCTTGTCTGGCAGTTAGCTAAGCGAGAAGCTGTGATCGAGGAAGCCCCGCCCAGTAGTGCCTCTACTCTACTAGTCCTAGTACTAGATACTAGATAGACAGGCCGGTCACCGGTGGCATAAGATCCTTCTCTGCTTGTCTAACTCAAGCCAGATAGCAGCAATCACTCGAAATAGTCATATGCGGAACACATGCAAGTCCAGATTGAAAGATAAGGAAGGCAAGTCAAAGCGGAAAGAAAGCCTTAGCCGGAGCAGTAGCCAGAGAAGCAAGAACAGCAAGGCAAAAAGTGGTCTCAGGCATTCCAACTGCATGAACGTAAATCTTATCTATGTCACAGGTTTGATGATCGCTAACGCACACAAAACCAATATCATAACTTTTTTTGCAGGCAGAAGGAAAGAGAAAACGAGCGAAACGAAGTGGAGCGAGGGGGAGGGAGGATCTACTTGGAATTGGCTGTCAGTGAATCCCAAGTATGACATAGATAGAGGAAAGAAAATCTCTTACATGCCGAAGGTACATCTGAGACCTTCCTTCCAAGCAACTATGACATAGATAGACAGATGCGAGTGTACTTCAGGAAACTAGCAAGCCTTGCCATTCGGATGAAAGGAATATCATCCTAATGAAAGCCTGATTCTTCCCTTATCAATGTTTGAGATGCCTGGTTGTGCCAATTTCCCTAGTTGACAATATGACTTTTATGCCTGGCGGCAGCTCGGATCTTACGTTCTTTAGATGCCCAGCTTATCTGCCAG includes these proteins:
- the orf125a gene encoding hypothetical protein → MRNTCKSRLKDKEGKSKRKESLSRSSSQRSKNSKAKSGLRHSNCMNVNLIYVTGLMIANAHKTNIITFFAGRRKEKTSETKWSEGEGGSTWNWLSVNPKYDIDRGKKISYMPKVHLRPSFQATMT